In the genome of Hyphobacterium sp. CCMP332, one region contains:
- a CDS encoding ABC transporter permease, with protein MKNLNTFIARRINSGKASAFTPIVMRIAIGSVAIGIAIMVLSFCILEGFKSNIKDTILSFTGHMEITRFSLTNIYDNPPISSNSEIYKNAKSIPNVKDIQKFAYKAGLLKTDKDTKGVIMKGIDRDYNWSRFDKNIKKGKAIYLPDSNYSKEIMISESLSKLLLLDTGMDVLLYFIQEPVRTRKLRISGIYKTGLEDFDDNVIIGDLKLIQRLNNWNDSLVGGFELFISEYDNLNQTSEEVFELIDYSMQIELVEDKYPQIFEWMSLLNRNVALIIGIILVVATFNMIATLIVLIMERTNMIGVLKALGAQDSNVKRIFINNGLIIMAKGLLYGNSIALVLAALQFYFEVIPLNADNYYMDAVPIQFVWPYIIGVNLLSVLIIGIFLWIPVEIISRIKPVNAIKFS; from the coding sequence TTGAAGAATCTTAATACTTTTATTGCAAGACGTATAAATTCCGGAAAAGCCAGTGCTTTTACTCCAATTGTTATGCGAATTGCCATAGGAAGTGTAGCCATTGGTATAGCGATCATGGTATTGTCTTTTTGTATTCTCGAAGGATTTAAAAGCAATATTAAGGATACAATCCTAAGCTTTACAGGTCATATGGAAATCACACGCTTCAGTTTGACCAATATTTATGATAATCCTCCGATTTCTTCAAATTCAGAAATATATAAAAACGCAAAAAGCATTCCGAATGTAAAAGACATCCAAAAATTTGCCTATAAAGCCGGATTGCTTAAAACTGATAAAGACACCAAAGGTGTAATTATGAAAGGTATTGATCGCGATTATAACTGGTCGAGATTTGATAAAAATATTAAAAAAGGCAAAGCTATTTATTTACCTGATAGCAATTATTCAAAAGAAATAATGATCAGCGAGAGTTTGTCAAAACTTCTATTACTTGATACGGGTATGGATGTCCTGCTTTATTTTATTCAGGAACCGGTAAGGACTAGAAAACTCAGAATTTCCGGAATTTATAAAACCGGATTGGAAGATTTCGACGATAATGTGATTATCGGGGATCTGAAACTCATCCAAAGACTCAACAATTGGAATGATAGCCTGGTGGGCGGTTTTGAACTGTTTATTTCTGAATACGACAATCTCAATCAGACTTCAGAAGAGGTTTTTGAATTAATTGATTATTCCATGCAAATAGAATTAGTGGAAGATAAATATCCTCAAATATTTGAATGGATGAGTCTTTTAAACCGCAATGTGGCATTGATCATTGGTATAATACTGGTTGTGGCTACTTTTAACATGATCGCTACTTTGATTGTATTGATCATGGAAAGAACCAATATGATTGGTGTACTGAAGGCACTGGGAGCACAGGATTCTAATGTAAAACGTATTTTTATCAACAATGGCTTAATTATTATGGCTAAAGGCCTTTTATATGGTAATTCCATCGCGCTTGTCCTTGCCGCTCTGCAATTCTATTTTGAAGTTATTCCCTTGAATGCCGACAATTACTATATGGATGCAGTTCCCATTCAATTTGTATGGCCTTACATTATCGGAGTTAATTTACTTTCGGTCTTAATCATTGGGATATTTTTATGGATTCCAGTTGAAATAATATCAAGAATCAAACCGGTAAATGCAATTAAATTTAGTTAG
- a CDS encoding DUF1343 domain-containing protein, whose product MKIKKIFLPNILLILTLFISDFSSAQFWDDEQSNDIIVGAEQTKLYIPLLVGKKVGVVMNQTSLVNDQYLVDTLLSLKIKVKRIFTPEHGLRGNVDAGKEVRNGIDPHTNLPVISLYGDQKKPLPEHLSDLDVIVFDLQDVGARFYTYISTMHYVMQACAENDKKVIVMDRPNPNGHYVDGPVLELSHKSFVGLHPIPIVHGMTVGELAKMINEEGWLGDGIYSKKQCILEVIPCKNYDHLRKYDLPVSPSPNLPNSQSIKLYPSLCLFEGTAISVGRGTHFPFQVYGHPSFASMSFAFTPRSLPGHASKPKYMNQNCYGKDLRDVNEIGFTLKYLIDAYNAFSDKSKFFNPYFRKLIGNDQIQKWIEEGKSAELISKSWIADIKEFKEIRKKYLLYEDFE is encoded by the coding sequence ATGAAGATTAAAAAAATATTTTTACCCAATATACTTTTAATACTTACACTATTTATAAGTGATTTTTCCAGTGCTCAATTCTGGGATGATGAGCAAAGCAATGATATCATCGTTGGTGCGGAACAAACAAAATTATACATTCCCTTATTGGTGGGTAAAAAAGTGGGCGTGGTAATGAATCAAACATCCCTGGTGAATGATCAATACCTGGTCGATACACTTTTGAGTCTTAAAATCAAGGTAAAACGAATTTTTACTCCTGAACACGGTCTGAGGGGAAATGTGGATGCCGGTAAGGAAGTAAGAAACGGGATAGATCCCCACACAAACCTGCCTGTTATTTCACTTTATGGTGATCAAAAAAAACCACTTCCCGAACACCTCTCAGATTTGGATGTCATTGTATTTGACCTTCAGGATGTAGGCGCGAGGTTTTATACTTATATCAGCACAATGCACTATGTCATGCAAGCCTGTGCCGAGAATGATAAAAAAGTTATTGTTATGGATCGCCCCAATCCGAATGGTCACTACGTGGATGGGCCTGTATTAGAATTGAGTCATAAATCATTTGTCGGGCTCCACCCTATCCCAATTGTTCATGGAATGACTGTCGGTGAATTGGCAAAAATGATCAATGAAGAAGGATGGCTTGGCGATGGAATATATTCAAAAAAGCAATGCATCTTGGAAGTCATCCCATGTAAAAACTACGATCACTTAAGAAAATACGATTTGCCGGTAAGCCCTTCTCCAAATTTACCCAACAGCCAATCCATAAAATTGTATCCATCCCTTTGTCTATTCGAAGGGACTGCTATTTCAGTTGGAAGAGGAACGCATTTTCCATTTCAGGTTTACGGTCATCCATCCTTTGCATCAATGTCATTTGCTTTTACGCCAAGAAGTTTGCCGGGGCATGCCAGCAAGCCAAAATACATGAATCAGAATTGTTATGGTAAGGATTTAAGAGATGTCAATGAGATTGGATTTACTCTCAAATATTTGATCGATGCTTACAATGCTTTTTCCGATAAAAGTAAATTTTTTAATCCTTATTTCAGGAAATTAATAGGCAATGATCAAATCCAAAAATGGATAGAAGAAGGAAAAAGTGCTGAATTAATCAGCAAAAGTTGGATTGCCGATATAAAAGAATTTAAGGAAATAAGAAAAAAATACCTTCTCTACGAAGATTTTGAATGA
- a CDS encoding methionyl-tRNA formyltransferase, with the protein MKKELRIVFMGTPDFAVPSLEILIEQGYNVVAVITAPDKPSGRGLKLNSSPVKKAAEAAGLRILQPKNLKAAEFQEELKSLNANLQIVVAFRMLPESVWSMPELGTFNLHASLLPKYRGAAPINWAIINGEKETGLSTFFLKHEIDTGDIIDQQKEEIRDDDTAGTLYKRLMHEGSNLVLKTVKSIENGTVETFEQDFSDKDPKAPKIFKETSEIDWNCDCDRLFNFIRGMSPFPCAWTRIDDKKLKVYWAEKEKTKHNSPLGKTITDNKTKLGFYCSDGIIWLKDVQLESKKRMKVDDLLKGFRI; encoded by the coding sequence ATGAAGAAAGAATTGAGAATCGTATTTATGGGAACGCCGGATTTTGCCGTACCGAGTCTGGAAATACTGATCGAGCAAGGGTACAATGTAGTTGCTGTTATTACAGCTCCTGATAAACCATCGGGAAGAGGCTTAAAGTTAAATTCTTCACCTGTGAAAAAAGCAGCCGAAGCAGCCGGATTAAGAATTCTTCAACCTAAAAATTTAAAAGCCGCAGAATTTCAGGAGGAACTTAAAAGTCTCAATGCCAATTTACAAATTGTTGTTGCATTCCGAATGTTGCCGGAATCGGTATGGAGTATGCCGGAATTGGGCACCTTCAATTTGCATGCTTCCCTCCTTCCAAAATATCGAGGAGCCGCCCCCATTAACTGGGCTATTATAAATGGGGAAAAAGAAACCGGATTAAGTACTTTTTTTCTTAAACACGAAATTGATACAGGCGATATTATTGATCAGCAAAAGGAAGAAATAAGGGATGATGATACTGCGGGGACTTTATATAAAAGACTAATGCATGAGGGCAGTAATCTGGTTTTAAAGACGGTGAAATCTATTGAAAATGGAACCGTTGAGACCTTTGAACAAGACTTTTCAGATAAAGATCCAAAGGCACCTAAAATATTTAAGGAGACAAGTGAAATTGACTGGAATTGCGATTGCGATAGGCTATTCAATTTTATACGGGGTATGTCGCCTTTCCCTTGTGCATGGACCAGAATTGATGATAAAAAACTAAAAGTTTACTGGGCCGAGAAAGAAAAAACAAAACACAATTCGCCTTTGGGCAAAACAATTACTGATAATAAAACCAAATTGGGTTTCTATTGTAGTGATGGCATAATTTGGCTAAAGGATGTTCAACTGGAAAGTAAGAAAAGAATGAAAGTGGATGATTTATTAAAGGGGTTTAGGATATGA
- a CDS encoding dihydrofolate reductase: MKVSMIVAASENNVIGKNNEMVWHMPADFRYFKEKTKGHIIIMGRKTFESLGKPLKYRTNVIVSKRDNYKPEGTEVFNSIDNALKWASNHGDDEVFIIGGASIYKQAMSIADRIYLTRIHGVFEGDTYFPEPGERWQLISSKKNSSDEKNPYDYTFLVYEKIKD; the protein is encoded by the coding sequence ATGAAAGTGTCAATGATTGTTGCAGCTTCTGAAAACAATGTAATTGGAAAAAACAATGAAATGGTTTGGCATATGCCCGCCGACTTCCGCTATTTCAAAGAAAAAACTAAAGGCCATATTATAATTATGGGAAGAAAGACTTTTGAATCTCTGGGCAAACCTTTGAAGTACAGAACGAATGTCATCGTCAGCAAAAGAGATAACTATAAACCGGAAGGAACCGAAGTTTTCAATTCCATAGACAATGCATTAAAATGGGCTTCAAATCATGGTGACGATGAGGTATTTATAATTGGTGGGGCGAGTATTTACAAACAGGCAATGTCAATTGCGGACAGGATTTATCTTACACGAATTCACGGTGTTTTTGAGGGAGATACTTACTTCCCTGAACCGGGAGAAAGATGGCAACTGATCTCTTCAAAAAAGAACAGTTCCGATGAAAAAAACCCTTATGACTATACTTTTTTAGTCTACGAAAAAATCAAGGATTAA